In Ursus arctos isolate Adak ecotype North America unplaced genomic scaffold, UrsArc2.0 scaffold_3, whole genome shotgun sequence, one DNA window encodes the following:
- the PLXNA4 gene encoding plexin-A4 isoform X2, producing the protein MKAMPWNWTCLLSHLLMVGMGSSTLLPRQPPVPSPKRSFVTFRGEPAEGFNHLVVDERTGHIYLGAVNRIYKLSSDLKVLVTHQTGPDEDNPKCYPPRIVQTCNEPLTTTNNVNKMLLIDYKENRLIACGSLYQGICKLLRLEDLFKLGEPFHKKEHYLSGVNESGSVFGVIVSYSNLDDKLFIATAVDGKPEYFPTISSRKLTKNSEADGMFAYVFHDEFVASMIKIPSDTFTVIPDFDIYYVYGFSSGNFVYFLTLQPEMVSPPGSTTKEQVYTSKLVRLCKEDTAFNSYVEVPIGCERSGVEYRLLQAAYLSKAGAVLARTLGVHPEDDLLFTVFSKGQKRKMKSLDESALCIFILKQINDRIKERLQSCYRGEGTLDLAWLKVKDIPCSSALLTIDDNFCGLDMNAPLGVSEMVRGIPVFTEDRDRMTSVIAYVYKNHSLAFVGTKSGKLKKIRVDGPRGNALQYETVQVVDPGPVLRDMAFSKDHEQLYIMSERQ; encoded by the exons ATGAAAGCCATGCCTTGGAACTGGACTTgcctcctctcccatctcctgATGGTAGGGATGGGCTCCTCCACTCTGCTGCCCCGGCAGCCCCCCGTGCCATCCCCGAAGCGGTCTTTTGTCACGTTCCGTGGGGAGCCAGCCGAGGGTTTCAACCACCTGGTGGTGGACGAGAGGACAGGGCACATTTACTTGGGGGCCGTCAACCGGATCTATAAGCTCTCCAGTGACCTGAAGGTCTTGGTGACCCACCAGACAGGGCCGGATGAGGACAACCCCAAGTGTTACCCACCCCGCATCGTCCAGACGTGCAACGAGCCCCTGACCACCACCAACAATGTCAACAAGATGCTCCTGATAGACTACAAGGAGAACAGGCTCATTGCCTGTGGGAGCCTGTACCAAGGCATCTGCAAGCTCCTCAGGCTCGAGGACCTCTTCAAGCTGGGGGAGCCTTTTCACAAGAAGGAACACTACCTGTCGGGAGTCAACGAGAGCGGCTCCGTCTTTGGCGTGATCGTCTCCTACAGCAACCTGGACGACAAGCTCTTCATCGCCACAGCAGTGGATGGGAAGCCAGAGTACTTCCCCACCATCTCCAGCCGGAAGCTGACCAAGAACTCCGAGGCAGACGGCATGTTCGCTTATGTCTTCCACGATGAGTTTGTGGCCTCGATGATTAAGATTCCTTCGGACACCTTCACCGTCATCCCCGACTTTGATATCTACTATGTCTATGGCTTCAGCAGTGGCAATTTTGTCTACTTTTTGACCCTTCAGCCTGAGATGGTGTCTCCGCCAGGCTCCACCACAAAGGAACAGGTCTATACATCCAAGCTCGTGAGGCTTTGCAAGGAGGACACGGCCTTCAACTCCTATGTGGAGGTGCCCATCGGCTGCGAGCGCAGCGGGGTGGAGTACCGCCTGCTGCAGGCTGCCTACCTGTCCAAAGCTGGTGCCGTGCTCGCCCGGACCCTCGGAGTCCATCCGGAGGACGACCTCCTCTTCACTGTCTTCTCCAAGGGCCAGAAGCGGAAAATGAAATCCCTGGACGAGTCGGCCCTGTGCATCTTCATCTTGAAGCAGATCAACGATCGCATTAAGGAGCGACTGCAGTCCTGCTATCGGGGGGAGGGTACGCTGGACCTAGCCTGGCTCAAGGTGAAGGACATTCCCTGCAGCAGCGCG ctCTTAACCATTGATGATAATTTCTGTGGCCTGGATATGAATGCCCCCCTGGGCGTGTCCGAGATGGTGCGTGGCATTCCCGTCTTCACGGAGGACAGGGACCGCATGACTTCTGTCATCGCATACGTCTACAAGAATCACTCTCTGGCCTTCGTGGGCACCAAAAGTGGCAAGCTGAAGAAG